In the genome of Streptomyces racemochromogenes, one region contains:
- a CDS encoding diacylglycerol/lipid kinase family protein, producing MRALLVANPAATTTSARTRDVLTHALASEMKLEAVTTEYRGHARDLGRRAAREGVDLVVALGGDGTVNEVVNGLLHEGPDPEGLPGLAVVPGGSTNVFARALGLPNDSVEATGALLDALREKRRRTVGLGLASGVPGTEDESVPERWFTFCAGFGFDAGVVGRVEQQRERGKRSTHALYVRQLMRQFWEEPNRRHGTITLEQPGADPVTDLVLSIVCNTSPWTYLGNKPLYASPEASFDTALDVLALDRLSTPAVARYATQLLTSTPERGPHGKHAVSLHDLTDFTLHSKVPLPFQMDGDHLGLRTSVRFTGVRRALRVIV from the coding sequence ATGCGTGCTCTTCTCGTGGCCAACCCTGCAGCGACGACCACCAGTGCGCGCACGCGCGACGTCCTGACCCACGCCCTGGCCAGCGAGATGAAGCTGGAGGCGGTGACCACCGAGTACCGGGGGCACGCCCGCGACCTGGGGCGCAGGGCCGCGCGGGAGGGTGTCGACCTGGTGGTGGCGCTCGGCGGCGACGGCACCGTCAACGAGGTGGTCAACGGACTGCTGCACGAGGGGCCCGACCCGGAGGGGCTGCCGGGGCTGGCCGTGGTCCCGGGCGGTTCCACGAACGTGTTCGCCCGCGCGCTCGGGCTGCCGAACGACTCGGTCGAGGCCACGGGCGCCCTGCTGGACGCGCTGCGGGAGAAACGCCGGCGGACGGTCGGGCTGGGACTGGCGTCCGGCGTCCCGGGGACCGAGGACGAGTCGGTGCCGGAGCGCTGGTTCACGTTCTGCGCCGGCTTCGGATTCGACGCCGGCGTGGTGGGACGGGTCGAGCAGCAGCGCGAGCGCGGCAAGCGGTCCACCCACGCGCTGTACGTGCGGCAGCTGATGCGCCAGTTCTGGGAGGAGCCCAACCGGCGGCACGGCACGATCACGCTGGAGCAGCCCGGCGCGGATCCGGTGACGGACCTGGTGCTGTCGATAGTCTGCAACACCTCGCCCTGGACGTATCTGGGGAACAAGCCCCTTTACGCCTCTCCGGAGGCGTCCTTCGATACCGCACTTGACGTACTGGCGCTCGACCGTTTGTCAACTCCGGCCGTGGCCCGGTACGCGACACAGCTCCTGACCTCGACTCCTGAGCGGGGCCCGCACGGCAAGCACGCGGTGTCTCTGCACGATCTGACGGACTTCACCTTGCATTCGAAGGTTCCGCTCCCATTCCAGATGGACGGAGATCACCTCGGACTGCGCACCAGCGTTCGGTTCACAGGCGTACGCCGTGCACTGCGTGTGATTGTGTGA
- a CDS encoding WhiB family transcriptional regulator has protein sequence MDWRHNAVCREEDPELFFPIGNTGPALLQIEEAKAVCRRCPVMEQCLQWALESGQDSGVWGGLSEDERRAMKRRAARNRARNATA, from the coding sequence ATGGACTGGCGTCACAACGCCGTTTGCCGCGAGGAAGACCCGGAACTCTTCTTCCCCATCGGCAACACCGGTCCTGCGCTGCTGCAGATCGAGGAAGCCAAGGCCGTCTGCCGCCGCTGCCCCGTGATGGAGCAGTGCCTGCAGTGGGCGCTCGAGTCCGGCCAGGACTCCGGCGTCTGGGGCGGTCTCAGCGAGGACGAGCGCCGCGCCATGAAGCGCCGCGCCGCTCGCAATCGGGCGCGTAACGCCACCGCCTGA
- a CDS encoding sensor histidine kinase — MNDLVRQHTALSETELEWLHLLVSEWQLLSDLSFADLVLWVPTLDGTRYVSVAQMRPNTGPTSYQDDMVGHLVPRGRRPLLDAALDEGRIVREGDPEWREEVPVRVESIPVRREGRVLGVIARNTNLLTVRTPSRLELTYLQSASDLAQMIAAGAFPFPGQQVDMDASPRVGDGLIRLDADGVVTYASPNALSAYHRLGLAADLVGQHLGTTTAELAPSRGPVDEALVKLASGWAPRETEVEGNGGVIQLRAIPLKPKGTRIGSLVLCRDVTELRRRERELITKDATIREIHHRVKNNLQTVAALLRLQGRRMDSPQAREALNEAVRRVGSIAIVHETLSQNLDERVEFDEIADRVIAMVAEISPGRVECRRLGRFGILDAEVATPLSMVLTEILQNALEHAFTHGEGGTVEVSASRSGSGRTDSRLLITVVDDGCGLPEGFDPQRAGNLGLQIVRTLVEGELGGTFDMVRAEPRGTRVVLDVPASPQK; from the coding sequence ATGAACGACCTCGTACGCCAGCACACCGCTCTCAGTGAAACCGAGCTGGAGTGGCTGCACCTGCTGGTCTCGGAGTGGCAGCTGCTCTCCGACCTCTCCTTCGCCGACCTCGTGCTCTGGGTCCCCACCCTCGACGGCACCCGCTACGTCTCCGTGGCGCAGATGCGGCCCAACACCGGCCCCACCTCCTACCAGGACGACATGGTCGGCCACCTGGTCCCGCGCGGCCGCCGCCCGCTGCTCGACGCCGCCCTCGACGAGGGCCGCATCGTGCGCGAGGGCGACCCGGAGTGGCGCGAGGAGGTGCCGGTCCGCGTCGAGTCGATCCCCGTCCGCCGAGAGGGGCGCGTCCTCGGCGTGATCGCGCGCAACACCAACCTGCTCACTGTGCGTACACCGAGCCGGCTGGAGCTGACCTACCTCCAGTCCGCCTCCGACCTCGCCCAGATGATCGCCGCCGGCGCCTTCCCCTTTCCGGGGCAGCAGGTCGACATGGACGCCTCCCCGCGCGTCGGCGACGGTCTGATCCGCCTCGACGCCGACGGCGTGGTGACGTACGCGTCCCCGAACGCGCTCTCCGCCTACCACCGCCTCGGCCTCGCAGCCGACCTCGTCGGCCAGCACCTGGGCACCACCACCGCCGAACTCGCCCCCTCCCGGGGCCCGGTGGACGAGGCCCTCGTCAAGCTCGCCAGCGGCTGGGCGCCGCGCGAGACCGAGGTCGAGGGCAACGGCGGCGTCATCCAGCTGCGCGCCATCCCGCTCAAGCCCAAGGGGACCCGCATCGGCTCCCTCGTCCTGTGCCGCGACGTCACCGAACTGCGCCGTCGCGAACGTGAACTGATCACCAAGGACGCCACCATCCGGGAGATCCACCACCGGGTGAAGAACAACCTCCAGACCGTGGCCGCCCTCTTGCGGCTCCAGGGCCGGCGCATGGATTCGCCCCAGGCGCGCGAGGCGCTCAACGAGGCGGTGCGCCGCGTCGGTTCGATCGCGATCGTGCACGAGACCCTTTCCCAGAACCTCGACGAGCGGGTCGAGTTCGACGAGATCGCCGACCGGGTGATCGCGATGGTCGCCGAGATCTCGCCCGGCCGGGTGGAGTGCCGGCGCCTCGGCCGGTTCGGGATCCTGGACGCCGAGGTCGCCACTCCGCTGTCGATGGTGCTGACCGAGATCCTCCAGAACGCCCTGGAACACGCCTTCACGCACGGGGAGGGCGGCACCGTGGAGGTGTCGGCCAGTCGCTCCGGCAGCGGCCGCACCGACTCCCGGCTGCTGATCACCGTCGTCGACGACGGCTGCGGCCTGCCCGAGGGCTTCGACCCCCAGCGGGCCGGCAACCTCGGGCTGCAGATCGTCCGGACCCTCGTGGAGGGCGAACTCGGCGGCACCTTCGACATGGTCCGGGCCGAGCCGCGCGGCACCCGGGTCGTCCTCGACGTACCCGCCAGCCCGCAGAAGTAG
- a CDS encoding TetR/AcrR family transcriptional regulator, translating to MVTGQRGRPRSFDRAAALDKAMLTFWEQGYETTSIADLTRNLGIGAPSLYAAFGDKRKLFDEVVVVYGSRYGDFASVALAEEPTAAAAIGRILREAAEIYTDPAHPPGCMVISAAANTTSEEVAEALRERRNANLDLFESRIRADIASGELPPGTDARALARFAGAVLQGMSQQSRDGASREELEAVAERALLAWPRQATGEEPGGG from the coding sequence ATGGTGACAGGACAGCGCGGCAGGCCCCGCTCCTTCGACCGGGCCGCCGCCCTCGACAAGGCGATGCTCACCTTCTGGGAGCAGGGCTACGAGACCACGTCCATCGCGGACCTGACCCGCAACCTGGGCATCGGCGCGCCCAGCCTCTACGCCGCCTTCGGCGACAAGCGCAAGCTCTTCGACGAGGTCGTGGTGGTCTACGGCAGCCGGTACGGGGACTTCGCGAGCGTGGCGCTCGCCGAGGAGCCCACCGCCGCCGCGGCCATCGGCCGCATCCTGCGCGAGGCCGCCGAGATCTACACCGACCCCGCCCACCCGCCGGGCTGCATGGTGATCAGCGCGGCCGCCAACACCACCTCGGAGGAGGTGGCCGAGGCCCTGCGCGAGCGCCGCAACGCCAACCTGGACCTGTTCGAGAGCCGCATCAGGGCCGACATCGCGAGCGGCGAGCTGCCGCCCGGTACGGACGCGCGGGCGCTGGCCCGCTTCGCCGGGGCGGTGCTCCAGGGGATGTCGCAGCAGTCGCGCGACGGGGCGAGCCGGGAGGAGCTGGAGGCCGTCGCGGAGCGGGCGCTGCTGGCCTGGCCGCGCCAGGCGACGGGCGAGGAGCCGGGTGGCGGGTAA
- a CDS encoding SDR family oxidoreductase — protein MGVLKGKTALVTGGGRGIGRAVAERLARDGALVAVHYGHNEAAAKETVAAIEAAGGRAFALGAELGVPGDAQALWAAYEAHPAHTARVDVLVNNAGAAAFAGIGDTDEETYERVQALNARAPFFVIKHGLERLADGGRIVNVTGTPDIALPAILATVMAKGAVNALTVSLAAALAPRGITVNSVGPGITETDLNAAWLADPAARAHAASRSVFNRVGTPEEVADVVAFLASPDSRWVTGQHLSATGGLQLALL, from the coding sequence ATGGGCGTGCTCAAGGGGAAGACGGCACTGGTCACGGGCGGCGGCCGGGGCATCGGCAGGGCCGTCGCCGAACGGCTGGCGCGGGACGGGGCGCTGGTCGCGGTGCACTACGGGCACAACGAGGCGGCCGCGAAGGAGACCGTCGCGGCGATCGAGGCGGCCGGGGGCCGCGCCTTCGCCCTCGGGGCGGAGCTGGGGGTGCCGGGCGACGCGCAGGCGCTGTGGGCCGCGTACGAGGCCCACCCCGCGCACACCGCGCGGGTGGACGTCCTGGTGAACAACGCCGGGGCGGCGGCCTTCGCGGGCATCGGGGACACGGACGAGGAGACCTACGAGCGGGTGCAGGCCCTCAACGCACGGGCCCCGTTCTTCGTGATCAAGCACGGGCTGGAGCGGCTGGCGGACGGGGGCCGGATCGTGAACGTGACCGGCACCCCGGACATCGCCCTGCCGGCGATCCTGGCCACGGTCATGGCCAAGGGCGCGGTGAACGCGCTGACGGTGTCCCTGGCCGCCGCGCTCGCGCCGCGCGGTATCACGGTGAACTCGGTGGGCCCCGGCATCACGGAGACCGACCTCAACGCGGCCTGGCTGGCCGACCCGGCGGCCCGGGCGCACGCCGCGTCCCGGTCGGTCTTCAACCGGGTGGGCACGCCGGAGGAGGTCGCGGACGTGGTGGCCTTCCTGGCCTCCCCCGACTCCCGCTGGGTCACCGGCCAGCACCTCTCCGCCACGGGCGGCCTGCAACTGGCCCTGCTGTAG
- the nagB gene encoding glucosamine-6-phosphate deaminase produces MEVVIVPDATAGGELIAEAMAALLRRKPDALLGVATGSTPLPIYEALAAKVRAGEADASAARICQLDEYVGLPAGHPESYRAVVLREVVEPLGLTEASFMGPDGSAEDVQAACEAYDAALAAAGGVDLQLLGIGTDGHIGFNEPCSSLASRTRIKTLTEQTRVDNARFFDDDIDQVPHHVITQGIGTILDARHLVLLATGEGKAEAVAQTVEGPLSALVPASALQLHRHATVVVDEAAASKLKLADYFRQTYAAKPSWQGL; encoded by the coding sequence GTGGAAGTTGTCATCGTCCCGGACGCCACGGCAGGCGGCGAGCTCATCGCGGAGGCCATGGCCGCCCTGCTCCGCCGCAAGCCCGACGCCCTGCTCGGCGTGGCGACCGGCTCTACCCCGCTGCCCATCTACGAAGCCCTCGCGGCGAAGGTCCGGGCCGGCGAGGCCGACGCCTCCGCGGCCCGGATCTGCCAGCTCGACGAGTACGTCGGCCTGCCGGCCGGGCACCCGGAGTCCTACCGCGCCGTGGTGCTCCGCGAGGTCGTCGAGCCCCTCGGCCTGACCGAGGCCTCCTTCATGGGCCCCGACGGCTCCGCCGAGGACGTCCAGGCCGCCTGCGAGGCGTACGACGCGGCCCTCGCCGCCGCCGGCGGGGTGGACCTCCAGCTGCTGGGCATCGGCACCGACGGGCACATCGGCTTCAACGAGCCCTGCTCCTCGCTGGCCTCCCGCACCCGCATCAAGACGCTGACGGAGCAGACCCGCGTGGACAACGCGCGCTTCTTCGACGACGACATCGACCAGGTGCCGCACCACGTCATCACCCAGGGCATAGGCACCATCCTCGACGCCCGCCACCTGGTCCTGCTGGCCACCGGCGAGGGCAAGGCCGAGGCCGTCGCGCAGACCGTCGAGGGCCCGCTGTCCGCGCTGGTGCCGGCCTCTGCGCTGCAGCTGCACCGGCACGCGACCGTCGTCGTGGACGAGGCGGCCGCCTCCAAGCTGAAGCTGGCCGACTACTTCCGCCAGACCTACGCCGCCAAGCCGTCCTGGCAGGGTCTGTAA
- a CDS encoding glycoside hydrolase family 3 protein, whose amino-acid sequence MTILAHRVDSLTRDALAVLQPGFEGTTAPAWLLRQVAEGLTAVGLFGRNIASPEQLAALTAQLREVRQDVLVAIDEEGGDVTRLEVRGGSSFPGNLALGAVDDTALTRGVARELGRRLAECGVNLNWAPSADVNSNPDNPVIGVRSFGADTALAARHTAAYVEGLQAAGVAACTKHFPGHGDTNVDSHHALPRIDVGLETLQARELVPFKAAIEAGTKAVMSAHILVPALDPTRPATLSPQILTGLLRKELRYEGLIVTDGMEMNAIAGTYGIERGSVLAIAAGADAICVGGGLADEATVLRLRDALVAAVREGVLPEERLADAAARVRALADWTLRSRPDAPREGSGASGIGLTAARRAVAVSGKAAPVTAPYVATLAPVANIAVGDETPWGVAAELAELLPGTGSGVYPEGCAAADVLADAGERTVVAVVRDAHRHPWMTAILDALVAARPDTVVVEMGLPRAEPRGALYVATHGASRVCGRAAAEVIAGRA is encoded by the coding sequence ATGACGATCCTTGCGCACCGCGTCGACAGCCTCACCCGCGACGCCCTCGCGGTCCTCCAGCCCGGCTTCGAGGGCACCACCGCCCCCGCCTGGCTGCTGCGCCAGGTCGCCGAAGGCCTCACCGCCGTCGGCCTGTTCGGCCGCAACATCGCCTCGCCCGAGCAGCTCGCCGCGCTCACCGCCCAGCTGCGGGAGGTCCGCCAGGACGTGCTCGTCGCCATCGACGAGGAGGGCGGCGACGTCACCCGCCTGGAGGTCCGCGGCGGCTCGTCCTTCCCCGGCAACCTCGCCCTCGGCGCCGTCGACGACACCGCCCTGACCCGCGGGGTCGCCCGCGAGCTGGGCCGCCGCCTCGCCGAGTGCGGGGTCAACCTCAACTGGGCGCCGTCCGCGGACGTCAACTCCAACCCCGACAACCCGGTCATCGGCGTCCGCTCCTTCGGCGCCGACACCGCGCTCGCCGCCCGGCACACCGCCGCCTACGTCGAGGGCCTCCAGGCCGCCGGCGTCGCGGCCTGCACCAAGCACTTCCCGGGCCACGGCGACACCAACGTCGACTCGCACCACGCCCTGCCCCGCATCGACGTCGGCCTGGAGACCCTCCAGGCCCGCGAGCTGGTCCCGTTCAAGGCGGCCATCGAGGCCGGCACCAAGGCCGTGATGAGCGCCCACATCCTGGTGCCCGCACTCGACCCGACCCGGCCCGCCACCCTCAGCCCGCAGATCCTCACCGGCCTGCTGCGCAAGGAACTGCGCTACGAGGGCCTCATCGTCACCGACGGCATGGAGATGAACGCCATCGCCGGGACGTACGGCATCGAACGCGGCTCGGTGCTCGCCATCGCGGCCGGCGCCGACGCCATCTGCGTCGGCGGGGGCCTCGCCGACGAGGCGACCGTGCTGCGCCTGCGCGACGCGCTGGTCGCCGCCGTACGCGAGGGCGTCCTCCCGGAGGAGCGGCTCGCCGACGCCGCCGCCCGGGTCCGCGCCCTCGCCGACTGGACCCTCCGGTCCCGCCCGGACGCGCCGCGGGAGGGGAGCGGCGCGTCCGGCATCGGCCTGACGGCGGCCCGCCGCGCGGTGGCCGTCTCGGGGAAGGCCGCCCCGGTCACCGCCCCGTACGTCGCCACCCTCGCGCCCGTCGCGAACATCGCGGTCGGCGACGAGACCCCGTGGGGGGTGGCCGCGGAGCTGGCCGAGCTGCTCCCGGGGACCGGCTCGGGGGTCTACCCCGAGGGCTGTGCCGCCGCCGACGTGCTGGCGGACGCGGGGGAGCGCACCGTCGTGGCGGTGGTCCGCGACGCGCACCGCCACCCGTGGATGACCGCGATCCTGGACGCCCTGGTCGCGGCCAGGCCGGACACCGTGGTCGTGGAGATGGGCCTGCCGCGCGCCGAGCCGCGGGGGGCGCTGTACGTCGCCACGCACGGCGCCTCCCGCGTCTGCGGGCGGGCCGCGGCCGAGGTCATCGCCGGCCGCGCCTGA
- a CDS encoding carbohydrate ABC transporter permease, which produces MRTRKPLRPATVAKNAGAVLLALVFVFPVYWMFSSALKPNSEILTKDPVFVFTPTLDNFSKATGVTNFWTYVTNSLVVTVGAVLLALLVALAASFAIARMKFKGRKGLVLGVMMAQMAPWEVMVIAMYMIARDAEMLNSIGLLTAIYFVMVLPFTIWTLRGFIAAVPVTLEEAAQIDGCTRGQAFRKVIFPLLAPGLMSTSLFGFITAWNEFAMVLILNKDKTAQTLPLWLTQFKTAFGNDWGATMAASSIFAIPVLVIFIFLQRKAVGGMTSGAVKG; this is translated from the coding sequence CTGCGCACCCGCAAGCCGCTGCGCCCCGCCACCGTCGCCAAGAACGCCGGCGCGGTGCTCCTGGCCCTGGTCTTCGTCTTCCCCGTCTACTGGATGTTCTCCTCGGCCCTCAAGCCGAACAGCGAGATCCTCACCAAGGACCCGGTCTTCGTCTTCACCCCGACCCTGGACAACTTCTCCAAGGCCACCGGTGTCACGAACTTCTGGACGTACGTCACCAACAGCCTCGTCGTCACCGTGGGCGCCGTCCTGCTGGCCCTGCTGGTCGCCCTCGCCGCGAGCTTCGCGATCGCCCGCATGAAGTTCAAGGGCCGCAAGGGCCTCGTCCTCGGCGTGATGATGGCGCAGATGGCCCCCTGGGAGGTCATGGTCATCGCGATGTACATGATCGCCCGCGACGCCGAGATGCTGAACAGCATCGGCCTGCTCACCGCGATCTACTTCGTGATGGTCCTCCCCTTCACCATCTGGACCCTGCGCGGCTTCATCGCCGCCGTCCCGGTGACCCTGGAGGAGGCCGCCCAGATCGACGGCTGCACCCGCGGCCAGGCCTTCCGCAAGGTGATCTTCCCGCTGCTGGCCCCCGGCCTGATGTCCACCTCGCTCTTCGGCTTCATCACCGCCTGGAACGAGTTCGCGATGGTCCTGATCCTCAACAAGGACAAGACCGCCCAGACCCTGCCCCTGTGGCTGACCCAGTTCAAGACCGCCTTCGGCAACGACTGGGGCGCCACCATGGCCGCGTCCTCGATCTTCGCGATCCCCGTCCTGGTGATCTTCATCTTCCTCCAGCGCAAGGCCGTCGGCGGCATGACCTCCGGCGCCGTGAAGGGATAA
- a CDS encoding sugar ABC transporter permease, with the protein MTVHSQGATTSAPQDAPRKSAGRPPQAPTAEAGPSDTSPRGGRRPLPTGWLPYLLVLPAVASLALLLLYPLIKNVILSFQDINKIEFIQRKYPFAGFANYTQLLGDSNFWTVVVRSFAFTFANVVLIMVIGSLIGILLNRLGKWMRLVLSMALVMAWAMPIVASVQVFYWLFDEQFGVMNWVMRTLGFSGYEQHNWFETGFSTLTIVTILVVWGSIPFVALNMYAGLTTVGAELYEAARMDGANGWQTFWKVVFPNLKPFFLVTTFLEVIWVFKAFTQVYAMNKGGPDRASEILPVFAYVEGQSQAHYGLAAAISVLTIVILLVVMSFYFRLILKQEEEQ; encoded by the coding sequence ATGACCGTGCACTCCCAGGGAGCGACGACCAGCGCTCCACAGGACGCACCACGCAAGTCCGCCGGACGGCCGCCGCAGGCACCCACCGCCGAGGCCGGCCCCAGTGATACGTCTCCTCGCGGGGGCAGAAGGCCGCTCCCCACCGGGTGGCTGCCCTACCTGCTGGTCCTGCCCGCCGTGGCCAGCCTCGCGCTCCTGCTGCTGTACCCGCTGATCAAGAACGTGATCCTGTCCTTCCAGGACATCAACAAGATCGAGTTCATCCAGCGGAAGTACCCCTTCGCGGGGTTCGCCAACTACACCCAGCTGCTCGGCGACTCGAACTTCTGGACCGTCGTCGTCCGCAGCTTCGCCTTCACCTTCGCCAACGTCGTGCTGATCATGGTGATCGGCAGCCTCATCGGCATCCTGCTCAACCGCCTCGGCAAGTGGATGCGCCTGGTCCTGTCCATGGCCCTGGTGATGGCCTGGGCCATGCCGATCGTCGCCTCCGTCCAGGTCTTCTACTGGCTGTTCGACGAGCAGTTCGGCGTCATGAACTGGGTGATGCGCACCCTCGGCTTCTCCGGCTACGAGCAGCACAACTGGTTCGAGACCGGCTTCTCCACCCTCACCATCGTCACGATCCTGGTCGTCTGGGGCTCCATCCCCTTCGTCGCCCTCAACATGTACGCCGGCCTCACCACGGTCGGCGCCGAGCTGTACGAGGCCGCCCGCATGGACGGCGCCAACGGCTGGCAGACCTTCTGGAAGGTCGTCTTCCCCAACCTGAAGCCCTTCTTCCTGGTCACCACGTTCCTCGAGGTGATCTGGGTCTTCAAGGCCTTCACCCAGGTCTACGCGATGAACAAGGGCGGCCCGGACCGCGCCTCCGAGATCCTCCCGGTCTTCGCCTACGTCGAGGGCCAGAGCCAGGCCCACTACGGCCTCGCCGCCGCGATCTCCGTCCTGACGATCGTGATCCTGCTGGTCGTCATGTCCTTCTACTTCCGCCTGATCCTGAAGCAGGAGGAGGAGCAGTGA